cctctctctcacacacacacacacactctccctccctccctctctcactcacacacacacacacacactctccctctctctcacacacacacacacacactctccctccctccctctctctctcacacacacactctctctccctccctccctctctctctcactcacacacacactctccctccctctctcactcacacacacacactctccctccctccctctctctctcacacacacacacacactctccctctctctctctctcactcacacacacacactctccctccctctctctctcactcacacacacacactctccctccctccctctctctctctcacacacacacactctccctccctctctctctctctctctctctcactcacacacacactctccctccctctctctctctctctctctctctgtctgtatgtctttctctcttcattcaTCTGCACTTCCCATACCATCTCAGTCTGTTTTCACCACCATCGCTCTGAGCAGCATATGACATGCTAGCCGCACTCAGATCAGACTGTGTCTGCTGCATACATCTGTGGCTGAGTTACTTGCCATGACGATCACTGGTCACCATGGAGATCCAAGGCAAACCAGGACAACACAGCACGTGTGGGGAGCACAGGGACTGTGGCTAAGCCTGCCTTTACTTCAGACATGTGATTTAAATTCACAAAGGCCCAGGGAGCAACATTTTAGTGTTGCAAATATTTTAGTGTTGTGaaggttttttgtgtgtctcgCAGGTTCAGCACAGGATCACGGGTCAAGTAATGGCTCTGAAGATGAACACGCTGGCCAGCAACAAAGCCAACATGCTGAGAGAAGTCCAGCTAATGAACCGGCTCTGTCACCCCAACATTCTCAGGTCAGACTCTcgcatgcatggacacacacacacacacacagtcagatacacacacacacacacacgcgcgcgcacacacacgcacagtcagacacacacacgcgcacacatgcagtcagacacacacacacacacgcacagtcagacacacacgcgcgcgcgcagtcagacacacacacacacacacgcacagtcagatacacacacgtgcgcgcgcacagtcagatacacgcacacacacacacacagtcagatacACTGACAGcagttaaaaacacaaacatccacgAATTTTCTAGAATTTTCTAGAATCGGAGGAGAAGGACGAGGAGaaactcttttctctctcttcaggtttttgggggtgtgtgtccaCAAGGGGCAGCTCCACGCTCTGACTGAGGTGAGACACTGGTCTCCATAGTAACAGAACGGAAAAGCCTGATCCACAGACTGGAGACAGAATGTGAAGTTGTACCAAAAACGTGATAGGCTAtctggttgtcatggttacaGTACATCAATGGGGGCAATCTGGAACAGCTGCTGGACAGTGACATCCACCTGTCATGGTTAGTGCGGATTGACCTGTCTCTGGACATAGCACGTGGGCTACAGTACCTCCACAGCAAGGGTATCTTCCACCGAGACCTGACCTCAaaggtacacgcacacacacacacacacacacacacacacacacacacacacacacacacacacacacacacacacatgcgcgcatgcacaGTAGAGGAGTGGAaccacaggcatgcacacaacaGGAAAGTCCTTCAGTTAAAATGAAATGTCCTGAAAGGCACCATTAATGATTTTTAATATTACCTAATATTACTACCAGCATAGTTGAAAACAACTATGCTGGTAGTGCATCATCACAAATCATTTTGTCTTGAAAATGTGTCCCAGTTCTGGATATATGAATTATGCAGCTTTACAGCTTCATTTACAGCTTCATTTGACTAGAAAATCTTGGACAGCCTTCTAGAACAATACAGATTTTGTATAAATCCATACTGACCATCCATCTCAACCACCAACCATCTCAAGGCTTCTGTTCCAAATGTATTCCCGTTCAGTGGCTTTTCTGTTCAGGGTCATTTCGAAATAGTTGCCCATGGTAATGGACTACACAGTAGAGATACAGAGGATCTAGATCAGGTTGGACAATACTGGAGGTGTACTTTTAATATGCACAGCTGAATGTCACAGGACAggactgcttttaaaaaatcaaaacaggacAAGGCAGTAAATGTTTGATCCATGGCATGATATTACAGGAAACAATACAAACAGAGTTGAGAAGAATGCATTAGAATGTTTTTGACAGTACACtatagaaatgaaagaaatgaactAAAGCGTTCGACTATAATTACAGactttatattttgtgtgtatatatagtaggCAAAAACTGATCTCGCTGTCTTTGCAGAACTGTCTCGTGCGCTGTGAGAATGGTGCTTTCACGGCTGTGGTCGGAGATTTTGGTCTGTCTGAGAAAATCCCTGATTATAGGTCAGTGCCTTTTTCATCTCAACGGAGAGTACCATGGAGAAACCACAGGCCTCAGATCAGTTTGTAAGAAATCACATACCTCAGCtgcaaaacatttctgatgGCCCAGAAAAGTGGACATTTTAAGACCGGTTTTGGTCCAGGTGTAACCTGCACTGTGTGCACTTGTTAGAAAGCTGACAAACAGACAGGGGGCTCATTATAGCTGGCTTGGCTGCACATTTTGCAGAAGTGCATAACAATCTGCATGAATAAATCAGCACACTTGCAGGCATAAAGTTCatattgtttaaattatttgcatatggcattttctgttctctttcatGTATACAATACACTGTCAGGCCTCAATAGGCCATTAAATCCTACCAATGCCTTGCTCTGCTGCAGTGATGGTGTGGAGAAGCAGCCCCTAGCTGTGGTGGGCTCCCCCTACTGGATGGCTCCGGAAGTACTAAGGGGAGAGCTTTACAATGAGAAGGTACCTCTGCCATCATATCCCATAATTAGTTTATCTTAGTGACTTCTTATCCTGAATTGATGATGCACCGTGCATTTCCCGGACAGGTGGATGTTTTTGCGTATGGCATCATTCTGTGCGAGATCATTGCGCGTATCGAGGCTGACCCAGATGTGCTGCCGCGAACAGAGGTACTACCCGACACTGGCCAATGGAGAGGTCATCCAGTGTTCAGTATCTTCACACTCATACATGTAAACCATATCATAACAACATGTCTCTGCGACTACGACAGCAATCCATACGACTACgacagttacagttacagccTTTAATTTGTGCTGGCACAGCTTGGTGGGATGTGTGTCAGTGACgacatgtgtagtgtgtgttgggagAATACTTATAAAGACGGTTTGCCTTTCACTGTCTTTTGAAACATTCGCACAGTGACAGGCGTAACCGGAAATGGGGATGAGAGGCCACATGAAGTCGCTCAGCGTGTTATGGACCACCTGCAATTTGTTGTTAACATGCAAGTTAAAAGCAAATAGCACATGGGTCACATGACCACGTCccttctctgtcctgtcctgtttaCCCACAAAGCCTCTTCTGACAGAATAGTCACTACAGCTGATCAACTAACTGGTATTGTGTCGTAAGATGTGAATTACTCTACTCACGCTTGAAGGTTTCATATGTGCGTCCTGTAATTATCCATGTAAAAGGGCCCCTAGTGTCTGCAGCAAGGCTGAGTTGTTGATCACTTCCTAAGGTGTGTACTAGCAGGCAACTGTTATGAAAGGGTGAGAGCGCCCCCTGTTGGTGCTTTTTTTTGGCACAACAGCGTCTCAGCTGTCAGGATTTCTGCCCCTTACAGAAGgtttacactgtaaaaaaacatttccagcgTGAAACCCACatacatctttttttaatttgggtTGTTTCTCAGTGTCTCTTTCCTGAGGCAGGAGGAGTTTTTGTCAGAGTGTCATGTGACTGTTTCTGTGCAGGACTTTGGTCTGGATGTGGAAGCATTTGAGCACATGGTCGGAGACTGTCCACCAGAGTTTCTCACCCTGGCTGTCAACTGCAGCaatgtaagacacacacacacacacacacacacacacacacacacacattttttatttatatatatatagggaacacacacacaaaattgatGTACACTTTTTTGTGTATCTGTGCTTATACATGTGCTGTGAAGGTATTTGGTTTATGGAGTTGAACCTGAATTAAACTATTGTACTTAAGTTGTACTTTTCCTTGACAGATGTGTGCAGAGAGTCGTCCTTCTTTCTCGGACATTGTTGTCACCTTGGAGGCGATGGACAGAGAGCGGGAGAAGACTGAGGTTCCCGTGTTTCTAGGTGAGTGGAGGTTTTTGCTCCCAGCAGCCTGGAAGTAGTGGGTCAGGAAACCAGGCACAAGATTGGAGCAGGTCCCCTACTCCCTCTGTGCTCACTCCCACAGAACCCGTCGCCGTTGACGAGAGCCCATACCGGAGGAGGAGTTCCCCGTGTTACCCGGGCGACCAGCGTCTGTCGCGGAGCCAGTCGGACATGCTGCCCCCAGCCCTGTCTCCGTGCCTGGGCACGCCGGTGCGCATCAACCCCTTCTCCCTTCGCCAGGATCTGAACGGCGGCCGTATCAAGCTCTTCGACACGCCCAGCAAATCGGTCATCTCTCTCACCTTCACCCTGCCCCCGCCCCCTGACCCGTGCACCTCTCCGCCGCTGGGCGGGGCCCCCAC
This region of Electrophorus electricus isolate fEleEle1 chromosome 11, fEleEle1.pri, whole genome shotgun sequence genomic DNA includes:
- the si:ch211-113e8.3 gene encoding dual specificity testis-specific protein kinase 2 isoform X2, which encodes MVTVGHDTLSGVQHRITGQVMALKMNTLASNKANMLREVQLMNRLCHPNILRFLGVCVHKGQLHALTEYINGGNLEQLLDSDIHLSWLVRIDLSLDIARGLQYLHSKGIFHRDLTSKNCLVRCENGAFTAVVGDFGLSEKIPDYSDGVEKQPLAVVGSPYWMAPEVLRGELYNEKVDVFAYGIILCEIIARIEADPDVLPRTEDFGLDVEAFEHMVGDCPPEFLTLAVNCSNMCAESRPSFSDIVVTLEAMDREREKTEVPVFLEPVAVDESPYRRRSSPCYPGDQRLSRSQSDMLPPALSPCLGTPVRINPFSLRQDLNGGRIKLFDTPSKSVISLTFTLPPPPDPCTSPPLGGAPTRRGPPRRCQSLPCTPELARSLRESDTQSVEEREREMKARERGGRKGEVDLMDGLALDLGVVSLERVEEEGEGLWRSEPMDCSSSPDTIEGANSTTGRPLLCSSSSSSSCRQSNSWVTPISNGPPSLPPIPRLDNNNGLLGAGRPLPWVRLDGYLKHHAQERLARPAVQDEVISCPGCCLVGFSFPSVCLRGALPPRHGPLPRPYRNLNGREPAAATAGNGMLCRGVKGLAPPTAPCEPALPLPEAQT
- the si:ch211-113e8.3 gene encoding dual specificity testis-specific protein kinase 2 isoform X1; amino-acid sequence: MDREEPVQDAADLPLHGPHGPSRIRPSSYRALRSAVSSLARIDDFFCEKIGSGFFSEVFKVQHRITGQVMALKMNTLASNKANMLREVQLMNRLCHPNILRFLGVCVHKGQLHALTEYINGGNLEQLLDSDIHLSWLVRIDLSLDIARGLQYLHSKGIFHRDLTSKNCLVRCENGAFTAVVGDFGLSEKIPDYSDGVEKQPLAVVGSPYWMAPEVLRGELYNEKVDVFAYGIILCEIIARIEADPDVLPRTEDFGLDVEAFEHMVGDCPPEFLTLAVNCSNMCAESRPSFSDIVVTLEAMDREREKTEVPVFLEPVAVDESPYRRRSSPCYPGDQRLSRSQSDMLPPALSPCLGTPVRINPFSLRQDLNGGRIKLFDTPSKSVISLTFTLPPPPDPCTSPPLGGAPTRRGPPRRCQSLPCTPELARSLRESDTQSVEEREREMKARERGGRKGEVDLMDGLALDLGVVSLERVEEEGEGLWRSEPMDCSSSPDTIEGANSTTGRPLLCSSSSSSSCRQSNSWVTPISNGPPSLPPIPRLDNNNGLLGAGRPLPWVRLDGYLKHHAQERLARPAVQDEVISCPGCCLVGFSFPSVCLRGALPPRHGPLPRPYRNLNGREPAAATAGNGMLCRGVKGLAPPTAPCEPALPLPEAQT